TCTGGAACGGGTGGAAGTAGTATGATGCTTTTCTCTTGGGTAACGTATATCCTAGTTATTGTATTATTAGTCATGGGTATCATGGCGCTTGGGAAATACATCAATAAATAGGAGAGCTGAAAATTTCAAAAGTTAGTTTTAGTTTTCGAAAGGGAGTGAGAAAAATGGACGAAAAAGTTAAGGAGTGTTTTAGCGCCCATACTCTGACACATAGTCTTTTTGGACTCGGACTCGGATTACTGCTTGCCGCGCTGATCGCAAGCTTGGCAAATGTTTGGATTGGCGTTGGCGTGATGGTGGTAGCGCTCCTAATCGATTGGATGCAGAAGTAGCCAGTAATTTTGCTCACGCTGTAGTCTAAAAATGCGTCAGTAATGACGTTGTTTAGGTAATGCTAATATGAGCAAATCGTCAAATATGCTGGATCGGCTCATAATCTATTATTAGATTAACGATCGTGAAATGTATAAACTAGCTTAAAACAAAAAATCTACGAACGTAAAATGAGTTGAGGCTCATATTTTTTTGTCTCATGATAGGCTACATAGCCAACCAGCAAGCCACCGATGACGTCGATGGAATAGTGTCCGTTTGAAAGAAGCAGGGTAACAATTTCAATGAGTAAACTTGCAAGTAATAAGAACTTAATTACTGGTTCAGATTTTCCATCCACGAGTAGGTAGGCAATCATGAGTATCATCACGTGCCCAGACGGGAATTGACCATTTTGCTCAATAGTTGTCAGACCATAACTCGCGCCATTCCCAAGTGGTCCGCCAAGCGGTGTCAGCGGCGTGATTAGCGCTCGCATCAAGTACCCAACAGTGAAAATTGTAATGTAAAACGGTAGTTTATTAACACGCCCTCTAAGCATATAGAAAAAAATTAGCGCAATGCCAAAGAGATTGGCAAGATCTGTCCAGTATTGTGTCCACGACACGTAGGGCAGGAGGATGAATAGGAGATCATCTAGCGGTTGGCGGTAAGGAAAATAAGTCGCAATAAATGCACTGCTTGCGAAATTTAATATCCCTGCGCTCGCAAGTAAGAGAATTGGGATATAGAACAAAGGCTGATTGAATTTGATCCCACGCATTTACCTTTTTACCTTCAATTTTTATAGCTTGTCGAGAAATAGCTCGTTAGCCAACCCCAGAAGTTAGTGAGATTTGACAAGAATGAGAGGTCGCGCCAGCTTTGTGTTTGGGGAGCGGCGCTAACTGTTATTGAAACCTTGGCAGTATCAATTAAGCCAGCCGAATCACAGACTCGATACTCAAAGTAATCCGTGCCAGAAAACGCACTCGTCGGAGTGTAAGTAATCCGGCCAGTTTTACTCTCAACTTTTAAGTTTCCTTTTACAGCTTGCTTACTAATGGCCACACAACTTGCATTTAGGGTGCCTTGAGTGGCAATGTCATTAGCGAGAACATTGATTTCGACACTCTTGCCTTGAGTGGTGGTTGCTTGATCGTCATTGGCAATTGGCGGCTTTTTACTGTTTGTTGTACTCGTGACTGGCGGCGTTATAGCTGGTGTTGACGGCGCTAGGGAGGCGACTGTGATTGTGACCGTTGCGTCGTCCTTGAGACCCTGGGTATCGCAGGCTTCGTAGCCGAATGAGTCGGTGCCTTTAAAATCCTTTGTTGGCGTATAGACGATCTGACCATTGGCCGAATTCACTTCAAGGCCGCCGTTTTTCGGCTTTGTTACAATTTGAGTGCAAGTTGGATCAATTTTGCCATCCGGATCAATGTCGTTACCTAGAACGTCGATCACAATAAAATTATTTTGATTCATCGACACTGCATCGTCATTTATGATTGGCGTCTTGCCGATTGGCGTTTTTATATCTCGGTACCGATCAGGATTCACGCACTCGTCCAATGATGGGCGACTTTGTTTTTCATTGCTTAAGGTTGAGCCATCTTTATTTGTTGCTCTTACAGAATATTTATACTCCAACCCCTTACCGCTTGCGGCTACGTTATCCCCGAATTGAAGATCTGCGGTATTGCCGATTATTTGCCCATCGCGAAGCACGATATACCCTGTGGCGCGTTCGGAGCGGCTCCA
The Candidatus Berkelbacteria bacterium DNA segment above includes these coding regions:
- a CDS encoding phosphatase PAP2 family protein, encoding MRGIKFNQPLFYIPILLLASAGILNFASSAFIATYFPYRQPLDDLLFILLPYVSWTQYWTDLANLFGIALIFFYMLRGRVNKLPFYITIFTVGYLMRALITPLTPLGGPLGNGASYGLTTIEQNGQFPSGHVMILMIAYLLVDGKSEPVIKFLLLASLLIEIVTLLLSNGHYSIDVIGGLLVGYVAYHETKKYEPQLILRS